The following proteins come from a genomic window of Drosophila sulfurigaster albostrigata strain 15112-1811.04 chromosome X, ASM2355843v2, whole genome shotgun sequence:
- the LOC133848543 gene encoding eukaryotic translation initiation factor 4E1 — MVEPLASDLSADEQEDKSNEDSDGNVQSVSKEPHHPLHSEWTLWYLEPDRSKSWEEMLHEVASFKTVENFWSLINHIKTPSEIKMGSDYCLFKKGIRPMWEDEANVKGGRWVITLNKTNKNDLDNFWLDTMLVLIGESCDYSAELCGAVVNIRKKNNKISIWTANGNNEEAALEIGGKLRDGLRMESAYVLQYQLHEDTMSQQGSLIKTIYTR, encoded by the coding sequence ATGGTTGAACCATTGGCCAGCGATTTGAGTGCAGACGAGCAAGAGGACAAGAGCAATGAGGACAGCGATGGGAATGTGCAATCGGTATCCAAGGAGCCGCATCATCCGTTGCACAGCGAGTGGACGCTGTGGTATTTGGAGCCGGATCGCAGCAAGAGCTGGGAGGAGATGCTGCACGAGGTGGCCAGCTTCAAGACGGTGGAAAACTTTTGGAGCTTAATCAATCACATCAAGACACCGTCGGAGATCAAAATGGGCAGCGACTATTGTCTGTTCAAGAAGGGCATACGACCGATGTGGGAGGATGAGGCGAATGTTAAGGGCGGGCGTTGGGTGATCACACTCAACAAGACCAATAAGAATGATTTGGATAATTTTTGGCTGGACACAATGCTGGTGCTCATCGGCGAGAGCTGTGACTATTCGGCTGAACTGTGCGGCGCCGTCGTCAACATACGCAAAAAGAACAATAAGATCTCGATTTGGACAGCGAATGGGAATAATGAGGAGGCTGCCTTGGAGATTGGTGGCAAATTACGCGATGGTCTACGCATGGAGAGCGCCTATGTGCTTCAGTATCAACTGCACGAAGATACAATGTCCCAGCAGGGTTCCTTGATCAAAACCATATACACACGTTAG
- the LOC133848917 gene encoding putative mediator of RNA polymerase II transcription subunit 26 has translation MQSTGNETTQLLQWIRKSVSSPRWHGLQDLANGVVWCRLMAKVLPGSIASVLIIHRPANERDSMHNYMLLQGAFRKLNIAWYFDTHKLIDGNQTELLKLGQSMLRLRDACNNQLREQQQQQQQQQRSIQRASLSPQRLSRFPAGEYEMPQQLSGLHESIAAPVESEQQQQPSIVAEQQQQQPQQQPTQQAQLKQQIETLYHKQQLAMAASLAAPATDIDPFAAVARPAAIALCLCSKCISNRQQLDNSISN, from the exons ATGCAAAGCA CTGGCAATGAGACAACACAATTGCTGCAATGGATACGCAAATCGGTGTCAAGTCCGCGCTGGCATGGATTACAGGATCTGGCCAATGGCGTTGTCTGGTGTCGCCTGATGGCCAAAGTATTGCCCGGCTCCATTGCGAGTGTGCTGATCATACATCGGCCGGCGAATGAACGCGATTCCATGCACAATTATATGCTGTTGCAGGGCGCATTTAGAAAGTTGAATATAGCCTGGTATTTCGATACACACAAATTGATTGATGGCAATCAAACGGAGCTGCTTAAGTTGGGTCAATCGATGCTACGATTGCGCGACGCTTGCAACAATCAATTgcgggagcagcagcagcaacagcagcagcagcaaagatcAATCCAACGGGCAAGTCTAAGCCCACAACGATTATCACGTTTCCCAGCTGGTGAATACGAGATGCCACAACAGTTGTCCGGGCTGCATGAATCAATTGCTGCGCCAGTGGAAtcggagcagcaacagcaaccgtcAATTGTTGccgagcaacagcagcagcagccacagcagcagccaacgcaACAGGCGCAATTGAAACAACAAATCGAAACGCTCTACCACAAACAACAGTTGGCCATGGCAGCCTCTTTGGCTGCTCCTGCCACTGACATTGAtccgtttgctgctgttgccagaCCAGCAGCCATTGCTCTGTGCCTTTGCAGCAAGTGTATAAGCAATAGACAGCAATTGGATAACAGTATAAGCAATTGA